A region from the Candidatus Electrothrix scaldis genome encodes:
- a CDS encoding caspase family protein — translation MGKIYALSVGINDYSPTVGKLRGCLNDVEAVTAHVKDMFKDRLYLETLTDSDATRENIIKLFRSHLGKAGADDVVLFHYSGHGARCKAAKEFKRFYPDGWDEGLVCYDSRETGGFDLADKELAVLLAEVASNSPHIAVLLDCCHSGSATRSVGDFLGARPRVTHEIYDKRPLDSYLDGHYSKLLQQGESLVLPASQHILLAACERVQKAWEGQNHQGVFTQTLLEALAESGPDITYADLFMRVRTVVRRHADNQTPQFETYQRFNAYSGFLGSVATTSTRSYNVYFKDDAWKAECGALHGLPSDSDKMVEFALYRGDELIGHAETVQVGPQESVVELLDVAEVNPEEQLQARITSLPVPPLLIGLSGDEKGVKIVLDCFSSMDNRTFGFVFSTDLTVEYSYTLVAENDKLLLREGKNGRLLQGAEGYTFLAAEYLFSILQRIATWDRAVTLQNNSTRMDKGAVQFQLIEDGTDAPFTNDEITFDIIKEEDEWREITFKLRADNRTKQPLHFTVAYFSNDFGVQVLYNERIEPIDELFELIMEDDSLILDEEEGDQASHVFQLIVSTEQIDNFLLEQEGIKIGNFQSGSFKGLGKSKERKKYKNEWFTKTIRVNLVRQLDKVSKKDFIVVDQKVPVSSGQSVQPAAGRGVMRDGSRIAQPEMPPTRTAHRTTRSAGISSTANFKPQKITIKGHSSLTADVSLTGVQPGSRSTGSDSDFCRALERQGLELLNFSRGGKTRGGAESILELSDIKGDEVLAKDPLEIELDFGLAEEEYILPLTFDGEDILLAGDAEKDDEGKTLIHIDHIPEGIPDHRRSVGKALKLYFFKTYLKKDNVNLLRWVEFGKDGSVIRHKEGVADKVAAAQNIILLVHGIIGDTENIAQGMTQAQDGEGVSLDKKFDLVLAYDYENLNTNIEDTARKLKEQLHEVGLHGEDDKRLTLLVHSMGGLVSRWFIEQEGGNAVVDHLVMCGTPNAGSPFGKVDLARKLTSVLTTWAMNYFAAFAPFGAGLLTVLGRSKKVTPTLEQMNPSSEFIQKLNSGDDPGIPYTILAGDIRRYDDGHDKLMEKLVAKVGKGGLFDTLYHDAGHDIAVALASIQGVANARQPVPVKQVVDCHHMNYFVSEAGLRALGKVEW, via the coding sequence ATGGGAAAGATTTATGCCTTATCGGTCGGGATAAACGATTATTCACCGACAGTGGGTAAGTTGCGTGGCTGCCTTAATGATGTTGAGGCTGTGACGGCCCATGTTAAAGATATGTTTAAGGATAGGCTTTACCTTGAAACATTGACGGACAGCGATGCCACCCGAGAGAATATCATCAAACTATTTCGATCCCATCTGGGGAAAGCTGGTGCGGATGATGTGGTTCTCTTTCATTATTCCGGGCACGGTGCCCGTTGCAAGGCTGCCAAAGAGTTTAAGCGTTTTTATCCTGACGGCTGGGACGAGGGCTTGGTCTGCTATGACAGTCGTGAGACTGGCGGTTTTGATCTGGCGGATAAGGAATTGGCTGTGTTGCTTGCCGAGGTTGCCAGTAATTCTCCCCATATTGCCGTGTTGCTGGATTGCTGCCATTCCGGTTCTGCCACCCGAAGTGTGGGAGATTTTCTTGGTGCTCGGCCCCGCGTTACCCATGAGATCTATGATAAACGACCGCTGGACAGCTATCTGGACGGTCATTACAGCAAGCTACTACAACAGGGTGAGTCCCTGGTTCTCCCTGCCAGTCAGCATATCCTCTTGGCAGCCTGTGAGCGGGTGCAAAAGGCCTGGGAAGGGCAGAACCACCAGGGTGTCTTTACCCAAACTTTATTAGAGGCCTTGGCGGAATCGGGTCCAGATATCACCTATGCTGATTTGTTTATGCGGGTTCGCACGGTGGTCCGCCGTCATGCGGATAATCAGACTCCGCAGTTTGAGACCTATCAGCGGTTCAATGCATATAGCGGTTTTCTCGGTAGTGTAGCCACCACAAGTACTCGCAGTTATAATGTGTATTTTAAGGATGATGCATGGAAGGCGGAATGCGGGGCTTTGCATGGCCTACCTAGTGACTCGGACAAGATGGTTGAATTCGCCCTGTATCGGGGAGATGAATTGATCGGACATGCTGAAACAGTGCAGGTCGGTCCGCAGGAGAGTGTGGTGGAGCTATTGGATGTTGCTGAAGTTAATCCTGAAGAGCAACTCCAAGCCCGGATTACTTCTTTGCCCGTGCCGCCTTTGCTGATCGGCCTGAGCGGAGACGAGAAGGGAGTCAAGATAGTGCTTGACTGTTTTTCCTCTATGGATAATCGAACCTTCGGTTTTGTTTTCAGCACAGATTTGACTGTGGAGTATTCGTATACCCTGGTGGCGGAGAACGATAAGCTACTGCTGCGGGAGGGAAAAAACGGTCGTTTACTCCAGGGAGCAGAGGGCTATACCTTTCTTGCTGCGGAGTATCTCTTTTCAATTCTCCAGCGGATAGCCACTTGGGACCGCGCTGTTACTTTGCAGAACAATTCGACCAGGATGGATAAGGGTGCTGTTCAATTCCAGTTGATTGAGGATGGTACGGATGCTCCTTTTACTAATGATGAGATAACCTTTGATATCATCAAGGAAGAGGATGAATGGCGGGAAATCACTTTTAAACTGCGGGCGGATAACCGAACAAAGCAGCCCCTCCATTTCACCGTAGCCTATTTTTCTAATGACTTCGGTGTACAGGTTCTCTACAACGAACGGATTGAACCGATCGACGAGTTGTTTGAACTTATCATGGAGGATGATTCATTAATTCTGGATGAGGAGGAAGGCGACCAGGCAAGTCATGTTTTTCAATTGATTGTCAGTACCGAACAGATTGATAATTTTCTCCTGGAGCAGGAGGGGATAAAGATCGGTAATTTCCAAAGTGGTTCATTTAAAGGACTGGGCAAAAGCAAGGAACGGAAGAAATATAAAAACGAGTGGTTCACCAAGACCATCCGCGTGAACTTGGTACGGCAACTTGATAAGGTGAGCAAAAAAGATTTCATCGTTGTAGATCAAAAGGTACCTGTGTCGAGCGGACAATCCGTACAACCAGCTGCTGGGCGCGGGGTGATGCGCGATGGCAGTCGTATTGCGCAACCTGAAATGCCGCCTACCAGGACAGCCCATAGGACAACCCGTTCCGCCGGGATCAGCTCAACGGCGAATTTCAAACCGCAGAAAATCACCATCAAGGGGCATTCCTCCTTGACCGCTGATGTCAGTCTTACCGGAGTACAACCCGGCAGTCGCAGTACAGGCAGTGATTCTGATTTCTGCCGTGCCCTTGAACGGCAGGGGCTGGAGCTGCTCAATTTTTCCCGAGGAGGCAAGACGCGAGGCGGGGCGGAAAGTATTCTGGAATTAAGCGATATTAAAGGGGATGAGGTACTTGCAAAAGATCCGCTGGAAATCGAGCTTGATTTCGGGTTGGCTGAGGAAGAGTATATCCTGCCGCTGACCTTTGACGGAGAGGATATTCTGCTGGCCGGGGATGCAGAAAAGGATGATGAAGGGAAAACCCTAATCCATATTGACCACATTCCAGAGGGTATCCCGGATCATCGCCGTAGTGTGGGTAAGGCTCTGAAACTCTACTTTTTCAAGACCTATTTAAAAAAAGATAATGTGAACCTGCTCCGCTGGGTTGAGTTCGGAAAAGACGGCTCGGTGATTCGTCATAAAGAGGGGGTAGCTGACAAGGTCGCAGCAGCGCAGAATATTATCCTTCTGGTTCACGGCATCATCGGTGATACTGAAAATATTGCCCAGGGCATGACGCAGGCGCAGGATGGGGAAGGCGTATCGCTTGATAAGAAGTTCGATCTGGTGCTGGCCTATGATTACGAGAATCTGAACACCAATATTGAAGACACGGCCCGGAAGTTAAAGGAACAGCTGCATGAGGTAGGGCTGCACGGAGAGGACGATAAGCGCCTGACCCTGCTGGTTCATTCTATGGGAGGCTTGGTTTCTCGTTGGTTTATTGAGCAGGAGGGCGGCAATGCGGTGGTTGATCATCTGGTGATGTGTGGTACGCCTAATGCTGGCTCACCCTTTGGTAAGGTTGATTTGGCCCGTAAGCTGACCAGTGTGCTGACCACCTGGGCCATGAACTACTTTGCTGCCTTTGCACCCTTTGGGGCTGGCTTGCTGACGGTTCTGGGGAGATCCAAGAAGGTTACTCCGACCCTTGAACAGATGAACCCGAGTTCC